The following proteins come from a genomic window of Notamacropus eugenii isolate mMacEug1 chromosome X, mMacEug1.pri_v2, whole genome shotgun sequence:
- the ALAS2 gene encoding 5-aminolevulinate synthase, erythroid-specific, mitochondrial isoform X2, giving the protein MASFLQRCPAMAWDRATFLKKTRPQLLLSAQRCPIMVARGLVTSSPWSKEAEVQACGSPSLAKGQCPFMESELQAGKSKIVLKAGPEIQEDVKTFKAVPISCLVQEIRSSLRKQFGGSQGQKVAFENITHLIQDNMPGSLAFGYDAFFSGKIEEKKRDHTYRVFKTVNRRADAYPLAQDFSEGGSLATKEVSVWCSNDYLGMSRHPSVLQATQDTLKQLGVGAGGTRNISGTSQFHVALEQELADLHHKDAALLFSSCFVANDSTLFTLAKTLPGCEIYSDAGNHASMIQGIRNSGAPKFVFRHNDPEHLEELLSKADPLTPKIVAFETVHSMDGAICPLEEMCDIAHKYGALTFVDEVHAVGLYGARGAGIGERDGVMHKIDIVSGTLGKAFGCVGGYIASTRDLVDTVRSYAAGFIFTTSLPPMVLAGALASVRILKGEEGQALRRAHQRNVRHMRQLLMDKGLPVIACPSHIIPIRVGNAALNSQICDLMISKHDIYVQAINYPTVPRGEELLRLAPSPHHTPQMMDYFVEKLLEAWTEVGLPLQNGSSAACNFCHRPVHFDLMSEWERSYFGNMGPQYVTVFA; this is encoded by the exons ATGGCTTCCTTCCTACAGCGTTGCCCAGCCATGGCCTGGGACAGGGCTACATTCCTGAAAAAAACAAGGCCCCAGCTGCTGCTCAGTGCCCAGAGGTGCCCTATCATGGTGGCCCGGGGCCTGGTCACATCCAGCCCATGGAGCAAAGAAGCAGAGGTCCAAGCTTGTG GGTCACCCTCCTTGGCCAAAGGCCAGTGTCCCTTCATGGAGTCTGAGCTCCAGGCTGGGAAGAGCAAGATTGTACTGAAGGCTGGGCCTGAGATCCAGGAAGATGTCAAGACATTCAAAGCAG TTCCAATTAGCTGCCTGGTCCAGGAGATTCGGTCCAGCCTGAGGAAGCAGTTTGGGGGCTCCCAGGGGCAGAAAGTGGCCTTTGAGAACATCACGCACCTCATCCAGGACAACATGCCTG GAAGCCTTGCCTTTGGCTACGATGCCTTCTTCAGCGGCAAGAtcgaagagaagaagagagaccACACCTACCGTGTGTTCAAGACTGTCAACCGCAGGGCTGATGCCTACCCTTTGGCGCAGGACTTCTCAGAAGGGGGAAGCTTGGCCACTAAGGAGGTGTCTGTCTGGTGCAGCAATGACTACCTGGGCATGAGCAGGCACCCCAGTGTGCTACAAGCCACACA GGACACCCTGAAGCAGCTTGGAGTTGGGGCTGGTGGGACACGTAACATCTCAGGGACAAGCCAATTCCATGTGGCCCTGGAGCAAGAGCTGGCTGACTTGCATCACAAGGACGctgccctcctcttctcctcctgctTTGTGGCCAATGACTCAACCCTGTTCACCCTTGCCAAGACCCTGCCAG GATGTGAGATCTACTCTGACGCAGGCAATCATGCCTCCATGATCCAGGGCATCCGCAACAGTGGGGCCCCCAAGTTTGTGTTCCGCCACAATGACCCTGAACACTTGGAGGAACTCCTGAGCAAAGCTGACCCCCTGACACCCAAGATCGTTGCCTTTGAGACAGTGCACTCCATGGATG GTGCCATCTGCCCCCTAGAGGAGATGTGCGATATAGCCCACAAGTACGGGGCCCTGACTTTTGTGGATGAAGTCCATGCTGTTGGTCTGTATGGTGCAAGGGGGGCTGGAATTGGTGAGCGTGATGGCGTCATGCATAAGATCGACATTGTCTCCGGGACCCTCG GAAAGGCCTTTGGCTGTGTTGGGGGCTATATCGCCAGCACCCGGGACTTGGTGGACACCGTGCGCTCCTATGCCGCCGGCTTCATCtttaccacctcactgccccctATGGTGCTGGCTGGGGCTCTGGCCTCTGTGCGCATCCTCAAGGGGGAGGAGGGCCAAGCCCTGCGACGTGCTCACCAGCGCAATGTCCGTCACATGCGCCAACTGCTTATGGACAAGGGTCTTCCTGTCATTGCCTGCCCCAGCCATATCATCCCTATCCGG GTTGGGAATGCTGCCCTCAACAGCCAAATCTGTGACCTCATGATCTCCAAGCATGACATCTATGTGCAGGCCATCAACTATCCCACAGTGCCTAGGGGGGAGGAGCTGCTGAGACTGGCACCCTCTCCTCACCACACACCCCAGATGATGGACTACTTTGTGG AAAAACTGCTTGAGGCCTGGACTGAAGTGGGCTTGCCCCTCCAGAATGGCTCCTCTGCAGCCTGCAACTTCTGCCACCGCCCTGTGCACTTTGACCTCATGAGTGAGTGGGAACGCTCCTACTTTGGAAACATGGGCCCTCAGTATGTCACTGTGTTCGCCTAA
- the ALAS2 gene encoding 5-aminolevulinate synthase, erythroid-specific, mitochondrial isoform X1, which produces MASFLQRCPAMAWDRATFLKKTRPQLLLSAQRCPIMVARGLVTSSPWSKEAEVQACGSPSLAKGQCPFMESELQAGKSKIVLKAGPEIQEDVKTFKAVPISCLVQEIRSSLRKQFGGSQGQKVAFENITHLIQDNMPAHLPTGSLAFGYDAFFSGKIEEKKRDHTYRVFKTVNRRADAYPLAQDFSEGGSLATKEVSVWCSNDYLGMSRHPSVLQATQDTLKQLGVGAGGTRNISGTSQFHVALEQELADLHHKDAALLFSSCFVANDSTLFTLAKTLPGCEIYSDAGNHASMIQGIRNSGAPKFVFRHNDPEHLEELLSKADPLTPKIVAFETVHSMDGAICPLEEMCDIAHKYGALTFVDEVHAVGLYGARGAGIGERDGVMHKIDIVSGTLGKAFGCVGGYIASTRDLVDTVRSYAAGFIFTTSLPPMVLAGALASVRILKGEEGQALRRAHQRNVRHMRQLLMDKGLPVIACPSHIIPIRVGNAALNSQICDLMISKHDIYVQAINYPTVPRGEELLRLAPSPHHTPQMMDYFVEKLLEAWTEVGLPLQNGSSAACNFCHRPVHFDLMSEWERSYFGNMGPQYVTVFA; this is translated from the exons ATGGCTTCCTTCCTACAGCGTTGCCCAGCCATGGCCTGGGACAGGGCTACATTCCTGAAAAAAACAAGGCCCCAGCTGCTGCTCAGTGCCCAGAGGTGCCCTATCATGGTGGCCCGGGGCCTGGTCACATCCAGCCCATGGAGCAAAGAAGCAGAGGTCCAAGCTTGTG GGTCACCCTCCTTGGCCAAAGGCCAGTGTCCCTTCATGGAGTCTGAGCTCCAGGCTGGGAAGAGCAAGATTGTACTGAAGGCTGGGCCTGAGATCCAGGAAGATGTCAAGACATTCAAAGCAG TTCCAATTAGCTGCCTGGTCCAGGAGATTCGGTCCAGCCTGAGGAAGCAGTTTGGGGGCTCCCAGGGGCAGAAAGTGGCCTTTGAGAACATCACGCACCTCATCCAGGACAACATGCCTG CCCATCTTCCCACAGGAAGCCTTGCCTTTGGCTACGATGCCTTCTTCAGCGGCAAGAtcgaagagaagaagagagaccACACCTACCGTGTGTTCAAGACTGTCAACCGCAGGGCTGATGCCTACCCTTTGGCGCAGGACTTCTCAGAAGGGGGAAGCTTGGCCACTAAGGAGGTGTCTGTCTGGTGCAGCAATGACTACCTGGGCATGAGCAGGCACCCCAGTGTGCTACAAGCCACACA GGACACCCTGAAGCAGCTTGGAGTTGGGGCTGGTGGGACACGTAACATCTCAGGGACAAGCCAATTCCATGTGGCCCTGGAGCAAGAGCTGGCTGACTTGCATCACAAGGACGctgccctcctcttctcctcctgctTTGTGGCCAATGACTCAACCCTGTTCACCCTTGCCAAGACCCTGCCAG GATGTGAGATCTACTCTGACGCAGGCAATCATGCCTCCATGATCCAGGGCATCCGCAACAGTGGGGCCCCCAAGTTTGTGTTCCGCCACAATGACCCTGAACACTTGGAGGAACTCCTGAGCAAAGCTGACCCCCTGACACCCAAGATCGTTGCCTTTGAGACAGTGCACTCCATGGATG GTGCCATCTGCCCCCTAGAGGAGATGTGCGATATAGCCCACAAGTACGGGGCCCTGACTTTTGTGGATGAAGTCCATGCTGTTGGTCTGTATGGTGCAAGGGGGGCTGGAATTGGTGAGCGTGATGGCGTCATGCATAAGATCGACATTGTCTCCGGGACCCTCG GAAAGGCCTTTGGCTGTGTTGGGGGCTATATCGCCAGCACCCGGGACTTGGTGGACACCGTGCGCTCCTATGCCGCCGGCTTCATCtttaccacctcactgccccctATGGTGCTGGCTGGGGCTCTGGCCTCTGTGCGCATCCTCAAGGGGGAGGAGGGCCAAGCCCTGCGACGTGCTCACCAGCGCAATGTCCGTCACATGCGCCAACTGCTTATGGACAAGGGTCTTCCTGTCATTGCCTGCCCCAGCCATATCATCCCTATCCGG GTTGGGAATGCTGCCCTCAACAGCCAAATCTGTGACCTCATGATCTCCAAGCATGACATCTATGTGCAGGCCATCAACTATCCCACAGTGCCTAGGGGGGAGGAGCTGCTGAGACTGGCACCCTCTCCTCACCACACACCCCAGATGATGGACTACTTTGTGG AAAAACTGCTTGAGGCCTGGACTGAAGTGGGCTTGCCCCTCCAGAATGGCTCCTCTGCAGCCTGCAACTTCTGCCACCGCCCTGTGCACTTTGACCTCATGAGTGAGTGGGAACGCTCCTACTTTGGAAACATGGGCCCTCAGTATGTCACTGTGTTCGCCTAA
- the APEX2 gene encoding DNA-(apurinic or apyrimidinic site) endonuclease 2 isoform X2, whose translation MCLQKKPLLPPSPTATGVATFCKNSATPRAAEEGLTSLLTTHQGAVGSYGNTDEFTEDELRALDNEGRAVLTQHQIRTSDGHEKTLTIMNVYCPHADPEKPERLTYKLRFYRLLQLRAEALLQAGSHVIILGDVNTSHRPLDHCDPADLASFEDNPGRQWLTEFLWQPNRESGLFVDSFRHFHPTKIGAFTCWSTVTGARFTNYGTRLDYILGDRPLVLGEFEDSFLMPEVEGSDHCPVGATLRAELIPAPRCPPLCTRYLPEFAGRQQKLSRFLVKLDPNPPEPTLPQPQGEKNSVLAKTRAKRTCGDPCQGQLSLLNFFQAGRPPEKPIITEAQETEPASQGPRAVAPPPPEPGEGQAAFWKAVLKGPPRPPLCKGHGEPCVLRTVRKAGPNFGRQFYICPRPVGHISNPAARCDFFLWVSGKSPSTH comes from the exons ATGTGCCTCCAGAAGaagcctctcctccctccctcccccactgccACAG GTGTGGCCACCTTCTGTAAAAATAGTGCCACTCCAAGGGCAGCAGAAGAAGGCCTGACCAGCCTACTGACCACTCACCAGGGTGCCGTGGGATCCTACGGGAACACAGACGAGTTCACTGAAGATGAGTTACGGGCTCTGGACAATGAAGGCCGGGCAGTCCTCACTCAGCACCAGATACG CACTTCAGATGGGCATGAAAAGACGCTGACGATAATGAATGTTTACTGCCCCCACGCAGACCCCGAGAAGCCCGAACGATTGACTTACAAGCTGCGTTTCTACCGACTCCTGCAGCTCCGAGCTGAAGCCCTCCTGCAGGCAGGCAG CCATGTGATCATTCTGGGTGATGTGAATACATCTCACCGGCCTTTGGACCACTGTGACCCTGCTGATCTG GCGAGCTTTGAAGACAATCCTGGGCGCCAGTGGCTCACAGAGTTCCTGTGGCAGCCCAACAGGGAGAGTGGGCTGTTCGTTGACAGCTTCCGTCACTTCCACCCAACCAAAATCGGTGCCTTCACCTGCTGGTCAACTGTTACAGGGGCACGCTTTACCAACTATGGCACTCGACTCGACTATATCCTCGGTGACAGACCTCTAGTGCTGGGGGAGTTTGAGGACTCCTTCCTCATGCCTGAGGTGGAGGGCTCAGACCACTGCCCTGTTGGGGCCACCCTGAGGGCTGAACTCATCCCTGCCCCCCGATGTCCCCCACTCTGTACCCGGTACCTGCCAGAGTTTGCTGGGCGACAGCAGAAACTCTCCCGGTTCCTGGTCAAACTGGACCCAAACCCTCCAGAGCCCACCTTGCCCCAGCCCCAAGGAGAAAAGAACAGTGTACTGGCCAAGACCCGGGCCAAGAGAACCTGCGGGGACCCATGCCAAGGCCAGCTGAGTCTGCTGAACTTCTTCCAGGCAGGCCGTCCCCCAGAAAAACCCATCATCACTGAAGCCCAAGAGACTGAGCCAGCCAGCCAGGGCCCCAGGGCCGTGGCACCCCCACCTCCTGAACCAGGCGAGGGCCAGGCAGCATTTTGGAAGGCCGTTCTGAAAGGCCCCCCTCGGCCTCCCCTGTGCAAGGGCCACGGCGAGCCCTGTGTGCTGCGGACGGTGAGGAAAGCTGGGCCCAACTTTGGCCGGCAATTCTATATCTGTCCGCGGCCTGTGGGCCACATCAGCAACCCTGCTGCTCGCTGTGacttctttctctgggtctctggGAAGAGCCCCTCCACTCACTGA
- the APEX2 gene encoding DNA-(apurinic or apyrimidinic site) endonuclease 2 isoform X1: MRLVSWNINGIRRSPEALKRLLDSLGADVICLQETRVTRDLLEEPLAIVEGYSSYFSFSRVRSGYSGVATFCKNSATPRAAEEGLTSLLTTHQGAVGSYGNTDEFTEDELRALDNEGRAVLTQHQIRTSDGHEKTLTIMNVYCPHADPEKPERLTYKLRFYRLLQLRAEALLQAGSHVIILGDVNTSHRPLDHCDPADLASFEDNPGRQWLTEFLWQPNRESGLFVDSFRHFHPTKIGAFTCWSTVTGARFTNYGTRLDYILGDRPLVLGEFEDSFLMPEVEGSDHCPVGATLRAELIPAPRCPPLCTRYLPEFAGRQQKLSRFLVKLDPNPPEPTLPQPQGEKNSVLAKTRAKRTCGDPCQGQLSLLNFFQAGRPPEKPIITEAQETEPASQGPRAVAPPPPEPGEGQAAFWKAVLKGPPRPPLCKGHGEPCVLRTVRKAGPNFGRQFYICPRPVGHISNPAARCDFFLWVSGKSPSTH, translated from the exons ATGCGGCTGGTGAGCTGGAACATTAATGGGATCCGGCGATCGCCTGAGGCCCTGAAGCGCCTGCTCGACTCCCTGGGGGCCGATGTGATCTGCCTGCAGGAGACCCGAGTCACTC GGGACCTCCTGGAAGAGCCCTTGGCCATTGTGGAGGGCTACAGCTCCTACTTCAGCTTCAGCCGAGTTCGAAGTGGCTACTCAG GTGTGGCCACCTTCTGTAAAAATAGTGCCACTCCAAGGGCAGCAGAAGAAGGCCTGACCAGCCTACTGACCACTCACCAGGGTGCCGTGGGATCCTACGGGAACACAGACGAGTTCACTGAAGATGAGTTACGGGCTCTGGACAATGAAGGCCGGGCAGTCCTCACTCAGCACCAGATACG CACTTCAGATGGGCATGAAAAGACGCTGACGATAATGAATGTTTACTGCCCCCACGCAGACCCCGAGAAGCCCGAACGATTGACTTACAAGCTGCGTTTCTACCGACTCCTGCAGCTCCGAGCTGAAGCCCTCCTGCAGGCAGGCAG CCATGTGATCATTCTGGGTGATGTGAATACATCTCACCGGCCTTTGGACCACTGTGACCCTGCTGATCTG GCGAGCTTTGAAGACAATCCTGGGCGCCAGTGGCTCACAGAGTTCCTGTGGCAGCCCAACAGGGAGAGTGGGCTGTTCGTTGACAGCTTCCGTCACTTCCACCCAACCAAAATCGGTGCCTTCACCTGCTGGTCAACTGTTACAGGGGCACGCTTTACCAACTATGGCACTCGACTCGACTATATCCTCGGTGACAGACCTCTAGTGCTGGGGGAGTTTGAGGACTCCTTCCTCATGCCTGAGGTGGAGGGCTCAGACCACTGCCCTGTTGGGGCCACCCTGAGGGCTGAACTCATCCCTGCCCCCCGATGTCCCCCACTCTGTACCCGGTACCTGCCAGAGTTTGCTGGGCGACAGCAGAAACTCTCCCGGTTCCTGGTCAAACTGGACCCAAACCCTCCAGAGCCCACCTTGCCCCAGCCCCAAGGAGAAAAGAACAGTGTACTGGCCAAGACCCGGGCCAAGAGAACCTGCGGGGACCCATGCCAAGGCCAGCTGAGTCTGCTGAACTTCTTCCAGGCAGGCCGTCCCCCAGAAAAACCCATCATCACTGAAGCCCAAGAGACTGAGCCAGCCAGCCAGGGCCCCAGGGCCGTGGCACCCCCACCTCCTGAACCAGGCGAGGGCCAGGCAGCATTTTGGAAGGCCGTTCTGAAAGGCCCCCCTCGGCCTCCCCTGTGCAAGGGCCACGGCGAGCCCTGTGTGCTGCGGACGGTGAGGAAAGCTGGGCCCAACTTTGGCCGGCAATTCTATATCTGTCCGCGGCCTGTGGGCCACATCAGCAACCCTGCTGCTCGCTGTGacttctttctctgggtctctggGAAGAGCCCCTCCACTCACTGA